DNA from Gadus chalcogrammus isolate NIFS_2021 chromosome 11, NIFS_Gcha_1.0, whole genome shotgun sequence:
AGCAGAAACTAGGCCACTGACAACATGGAGCACAGGGAGCGCCTAGACATGGGACAGGAATATAGCAACATTTTTCTATTCTAGAATTTATACAGAACTTGTTCCCATTCTATTACACAATGGAAAGAAAAATGATTCTATTCTTCCACATGTACATTAAATATGTCCCTTTTGTAGAACATACATAACACTTTATTCCCATTGTAAAACATCAAAAAAATGTCCCATTCTAGAATACACATAGAATCCCtcatttcccatctgggattatTCAGGATCTTATTTTTTCTTCAGACTACGGTCCCATTTTGGAACAACTTTCATTTCCGTACACAGAACAACGTGTTAGAGAAATGCATCCCAGGGATAGGTTCAATCGACCTTAAATAGGTGAACCATCCTCTGGGTGGTTGTTGTTAGTGTTGATGTTTCTGTGACAGTACAGCCAGTACCCCACGCTCCCATGACAGGCACCATGTTGTTCTAATCCCCGGTCCcctgcctctctgtccctccccccgccGTCCCCAGGGCCACGGTGCACGTGCGCGTCAACGACGTCAACGAGTTCTCCCCCGTGTTCGTGGAGCGGCGCTACGAGGCCTCCGTGCCCGAGGGCCGCCTGTTCGACCGCATCGTGCGCGTGGAGGCCCTGGACGCCGACTGCTCCCCGCAGTACAGCCAGATCTGCTTCTACGACATCATCACCCCCAACGTGCCCTTCGCCATCGACAACGACGGTGAGGAGTCATGGCAACCAgattgggtttaaaaaaaataatatctgtGCTGGTCAAATCAATTTTTTCCAAATTTTGCTTTAGGATCTGATTACTGATCATTTGGATTCTGGATCCGTTTCATGCATGAAGCCATTTTTATTGAGTTTACTCACTTTGAACGCTTGTCTGTAAACAAGTGCACATTCATCCCGACTGTCACAGCCTTTCTCCATTCAAGTCTGTACTTTTGATGCACAGGTGTGGCTCTCCCCTCACAGGTTAAAGCCCAGAGGTTTCTGAAATAGAAATCGTGTGGGCAGGAGATTGTTCCACTGCTCTCTGCTCATTCAAACACTGCTCCGCTCTTGTGTGCTTCAGAGCGAGGGATTGGGACATCAGTCAACAGAGCAATCTCAGCCTGAATTCTGATTGTCCCGTTGAAATCTTCTTCAGATGTCATATTGAACGTCCTTGATAGGATTCTCTTTTTTTGTGAGATAGAAGGTCGTTTTGTCctgtaacaacaacagcactGAAGTGGCTCTGACACTGGGCTTCTTTGTGGTTACCGTGACTCTGCAGAAtgggcttgagggagagctcaggGCGGCCTGTGTTTTGGGTCAGGCTGCAGTAACAGCAGCCGTAGCACAAAGCCCTTCTGTTGAAGACCATTCTCCTGGTCTGTTCACTACCTCGTCTTTGTTGTGATTCTTTTTCACTTTCTAACCCCTGACCAACTTGTCGAGGAATCGTTAAATTTTGCCATTTTTTAAATGCCTTGTTTTTCTGACTCATCTTGTGTGGGCTGATGGATTCAGGCCGTTTACCTTAACCTCAGGCATTATTAAATCCTCTTTGATTCAGGTCTGTTTTTTGGATAAAAGAGATGCGGTACAGATTAAGAGAGATTAATTAgcattgtaaaataaatacttgTTTTTCGTTCTTTTCATTATTCTTTTCATTGTTTCTtcaatcatttttatttatttaattctttattttaattaactTTCTCTCTTTGCCTGCCTCCGTCTCCTAGGCAACATCAAGAACACAGAGCCGTTGGACTCCAAGCGCCAGCGCGTTTACACCTTCTGGGTGACCGCCTTCGACTGCGGGAAGAACCGCGCGCAGGCCGACGCCCAGGTGGTCATCACGGTGAAGCCGTCCTGCAAACCAGGCTGGAACGGTAacacaaaacatgcacacacacctcaacacataaacacacagacacacactcacacacaaacacaatctagCTCTTCAAACTGGATGGAAAATGGATTGATCAAGTGGTAAATTCGTGAAGATAAGATTACCTGACTtggcattacatttttttaataaaattggATATTTAATTGATCAGGATGGACCAAGCGTGTGGAGTACACCCCCGGCTCCGGCAGCGTGCCCCTGTTCCCCAGCCTCCACCTGGAGACATGCGAGGAGACGGTGTGGAACATCCAGGCTACCGTAGAGCTGCAGACCGGCCACATCGGGAAGGGCTGCGACAGAGACAGCTACTCAGACCGCTCCGTGCGCCGCCTCTGTGGTGAGTTCTGATGCACACCCGGATAGGGGTGAACCCTATCCACCCCTTTGCTAACATTCTTTTGCCCAGGGTCGCTTCTCACATGCTAGTGTCTCAGCTCAGATTAGGTTTGAATTTTGAGTCTGAGTTTCACTTTCTTTTGCCCCATGTTTGTTTTGACCAATGTCGCCTGAGGCGGGGATCTCTAAgccacgattggcttaaaagtGAACACAAACGCGGCCAGCATGAGTAAACTTTTCCCATTTGGAAGGCAGGCTTTAGCGTGCAACAAATTGTAGACCGGGCACTTTGGAAATACACgtattaaaatccccttctgcACAGAATAGCTCTGTAACGACGAAGTGATAGAATCCAAGATTACCGCCATGCtaaccccctctaccccccATGGAACCTGGGTCTTCCCTGTGCCATCACCAGGTGCCGTCAGGGGTGAGGTGgacctccttccccccccgtccccggccGCCAACTGGACCTCGTCCCTGCCCACCCTGCCCTCCTCCGACTCCTCCCTGGTCTTCTCTTTCAACGGCTCCGCCCACATCGCCGCGGTGCCCAACTCGGTGGCGGCGGCCGTGTCCGGAGACCACTTCACCCTGCAGCTGTGGAtgcggaggggcggggccaacgTACAGcccgcctcctccgcccccacccccggTCAGAGCAGGGGCAgccacaaggaggaggagaccatcATCTGCAGCACCGTCAGGAACGGTAGGTCACATGACCTTctgggatgtgtttgtgtttatgggtTTATTTATCCATGtgtctatgtatctatgtgtcTATGGGCAACACAGTTTGCACGTACCAGCAGTCCTTTTCCTTTGCTAAATCTACGTCTTTTAAAGAATACGATAACTAGAAAAGAGATACAATACACAACTGTGCacaatatttaatttatactcATAAAACTCCAACTCATTTCAGTTCATTCCAGAAATATTGTTTCAGGGGATTTCGTTTTATAAAGCTTTTTGTTCAAGACCTTTACAGGGGTCCAAATGGTATTGTTATGCCTGCTCTCAGGCTTGAAGATGGAGCTTCACAGGGGGGGCTGGTATTGATTCCCTGTTTTAAAGGATTGAGAATTAATAACATTGTCCCCTCCCTCAAAACCATGCATAAACATGCAATCGAGCGAGCAGGTTTAAGCTCGGCAGTTTCCCAATTGTTCCTGCCAGGGCAGCATTTCATTGTGAAGCTCATTATTTGTATAGGACTTTGTCAGCTATATCGATTTATATGTCATTTTCATGCGGAATAAGTATGAACAAATGCAACAATAACGACACCATGAAGGGCACATCCATCCTGCCGAGGCTACTGCTCGCCGAGAGCCAATAGGACGTGGCAACGCTAACACGCCTCTTCGTCTGTTCTATCTGTGCTCTCCGGTCCCACAGAGGACTCCTTCTCCCACTACTCACTCTCCGTGCACGGCTgtcgcctctctctcttctactgGCCCGACGTCTCTGCCACACGCCCCGTCAAGTTCCTGTGGAAACTGGAGCAGGTActgtgggagtgggagtggctGCATTTGCCCTCGCTGGTTCAACACCGTCACGCTTCGCAGAGGGAACAAGGCTgagatcagccaatcacagcagtaGACCATTGtgtggtatgcgtgtgtgtgtgtgtgtgtgtctgtaaaatAAGAGTCAGGAACAATCTGTGGAGTTTTTATACATCTGTGCTTGAATACTGCAATCTGTGTGTACtagtactagtgtgtgtgtgtgtgtgtgtgtgcgcacgcgcgcgcgcgtgtgtgcgtgtgtgtgtgtgtgtgtgtgtgtgtgtgtgtgtgtgtgcgtgtgtgcgtgtgtgtgtgtgtgtgtgtgtgtgtgtaagtgtgagtttgtgtgtgcgtgcatgtcagtctgtttgtacttgtgtgtgtgtgtgggtattctTGTCTCTGAGCTTccatgtgtgcttgcgtgtgtgcgttcatgcgtgtttatgtgtgttaagCAGGTTTATGCTGTGACTTGGGGCAGACAGACGGATTGAATTTGGCTGGATTAAAGATATGCCAGGCTTATTCAGACAAGATTTCTCAAATCCGTCCTTCTGCACCATCACATCGTGCACCCCCACTTGAACCCCCTTCCACCTAATGCGTCTATTCCCTCTGTTCTTCTCCAGTCCTACATTCCTGTCTGGCAATTACAGCACATTGTTCTTCTCCATCTCAGAATTTGACCAAAAATGGCTTAAATATATTTGTTTCCCATTCCGCACCAGTGACCCCCTCAGCAGAGTGACCTCTGACCACTGGTTTTGTCTTGTCTCCGCCAGGTGTGTGACAGTGAGTGGCATCACCTGTCTCTCAGCGTCCAGTTCCCTTCCGTCACTCTGTATGTGGACggtgtgacctttgaccctgcaCTCATCCATGACAACGGAGCCatccctaaccccgccccccgccaGAGGATGGTCATCGGGGCCTGCTGGGGTGAGTCTAGAGGAGCTCACAGCGACGCAAACACCACTGAAACGGGCTCCAGGTTCGATTCcgtatcagagagagagtgcaggaAAGAAACGTTTTTTAGCCAAACAACAAAAGAAacgttccctccctctctgctccctccctccctccctccctccctccttctctgctccctccctccctactttTATCTGCCAGTATGAGGTGTTGCACGTCCCCTAGCTTCGAACCACAGTCAAGATGGATGCCCCAAACCATTCATGGAAGATATATCCCGACAATCTCAAGTCCTCCTAATCAGAACAGGGCCGGTCTACTCCACAAGCGACACTCTCACagtgcatttcactcactaatagcccACAGATGGAAACATTAAATCTAACAACCTAGAATAATAGTATTAAGTCTCTTTAATCTTAACTTCATTTGCATCGTTTCTAGATTCTTTCTAAAATTGCATTCCAGAATGGGATTTCCCTGTCTTTGAAAACATCCcaaatattttaattgaattgcTACAAGTACATTATAAAACAGTATCCTTCCAGCGACAGAGTGAAGTCTCGCCATAATTCAGACTGTGCCAGGACAATTTGCCACGATCTAATCCATTTATTAAATCCCAGGCTCATAATTCAATGGCACATTAATTATTCAGCTGAACAGAACGGAACAGACAGGCTAGACCGTTAGCCTGCCAGCTACATGAGCGCTATTAATTAAAATAGGACACTGTCCGCCAATTAGCGACGCAAAAACACGCTCGCCTCCAGTCTCATCCAATCCCCCTTCCCTCTGCAAGCCCCAGTCTGCTGCCACCATCTGCTGCTGCGCCACCAGTAGCCGAGGGTGTCTGAACACCACCCACACCTTTGATTTATTCCCACGCTTATTCCAACCATTCTCTCTACCTGGCTGTCAATCAATCTCTTTGAGATCCTAATTAGGTCTCACACTGTTGTTTAGATATTgcatgcgtttgcgtgtgttgtCTCAATTTccgtttgttgtttttctttcttcttctatctctccccccccccccccccccccccatggtctGATCCCAGCAGAGCCTGAGGAGAAGCAGAAGATCTCCAACAACACCATCCCAGAGGGGAAGGACTCGGGTGAGTTAGTTAGTTTTCCTCACCAGTCttattagtgtgtgcgtgtgtgtttttctctctctctctctatctctcctatctctcctctttcttctctctctctctctctctctctctctctctctctctctctctctctctctctctctctctctctctctctctctctctctctctgtcgctctctctctctctctctctctctgtgttgattcCTGGCTGTCCCCCTCAGGGAGGTATGTGGGCGGTTACCGCGGCCTGTTGTCGGGGGTGACGGTGCGTCCGGGCAGCGTGGAACCCCACAGCGTGGTGGAGTGCCTGTATGCCTGCCGGGAGGGGCTGGACTTTGGGGACCTGGAGACACTGGGCTCCGGCATGAAGGTAGGGGCCCTGGAGGAACTAGGATGAATTATAAAGATGATAGATGATTATAAGGGCAGGGTTTCCCTGGTTGAAGCAGGAGAATTACTCTCAGGAGATTGGTTGGGTTTCGTAGGAGAAGGAATGTAGGGTGTTTTCAAACATTGTCAAAACACAAAGCAACCTCGCTAGAGAAAGGGCGCACAGCCAATTCAAAACCCCAACTCTGGAAAACGATTTGGGCCGAAAGTGGCAGACCACTGGTATTTTACAGATCGTTTGCCCCATTTAACAAATTTAAGCATTATAGTCCAAACTACACCGAAGTGTCCTCCAACACTTAGTGAGAAACAGATCATCAAACTGAAACGACAGATTTGGGGGTTTACTTACCCTTCAAAAGTATGTTTTAACGTTGTCATTTCATTGTATCGTAAGCAATATTGCCCAAGCATATCGGACCAAATAGCCTATAAAAGGCTGTTGTATTTAATGAATTATTGCGTCTCAGAATTAGCAATATTGTCCAAGCATATCTGACTTAATGAACGATTATTTATGTAAAAAACATGCTGTGTCTCAGAATCATAATTACTAATATTGTCCAAGCATATCTGACTTACTGAGCAATTATTTAAACAAAGAATATGTTGTATCTCAGAATCATAATTAGTAACATTGTCCAAGCATATCtgattgaataaaataaataacgaaatgtttttttatccgatCAGAATTAGCAATATGTTCGCACCACGATCCAACCATGCCTGCACATTGTTACAGATGTACAGATGGATGTGTGACTGGGTAtgaactagggatgcaccgaaatgacaattcttggccgaaaccgaaaccgaatatactgaaacagtataggccgaaagccgaaaccgaataccgaatgtggcttttgctgtttttcattaatttcattcattcattttaacaGGTGTGCTCGGCTCTTTTTTCATCGCCATGTTTTGTCATTTAGTTGTGAACAAACTTACGGCTCATTCCACATTGGTTGCTTTTTTTTCTAACATcatcaaaaatagaaatgttctgtatttttttttcggcctttttactccttcggccgaaaccgaaaatatttttttgggccattttcagcCAAACTTTTTCGTGGCCGAATTTTCTGTGCATCCCTAGTATGAACCTCTGACCCGGTCTTCCAGGTCCATGTGAACCCCAGCCAGTCGGTGCTGGTGCTGGAGGGAGACGACATCGAGAGCTTTAACCGCGCCGTGCAGCAGGTCACCTACAGAAACTCCCTGCGCTTCGCTACACCGGGAGTAAGGCCCCTCAAACTCACCACCTCCCTCAGGTAGGACACCTGGCCTGTGAACCGTGTATCAACCATGAGTCTTATAAAGTCCCTGTTATCAAACCTCAAACCCACCACCTCCCTCAGGTAGGACATCAGGCCTGTGAACCGTGTATCCACCATGAGTCTTATAAAGTCCCCGTTATCAAACCTCAAACCCACCACCTCCCTCAGGTAGGACACCTGGCCTGCGAACCGTTTATCCACCATGAGTTTCATAATATCCCCGTTATCAGTCCTCAACTCACCACGTCCCTCAGGGCCTGTGAACCGTGTATCCACCATGAGTCAAACCTATATTGTCCTCATTATCAACCCTCCGACTCACCACGTCCCTCAGGGCCTGTGAACCGTGTATCCACCAGGAGTCAAACTCATAAACAGTTTGGACTCTTCCTCTTAAAGGTGCAGTGCGTAGGATTTCGTGGCATCTAGCGGttaggttgcagattgcaaccaactgaatacCTACACACTTCACAATTAAGGATTGTTTTGTAGCAACATTATCCAAGTTTAACGGAGGAGACTCTAATTATAGTTATGGATGTTAGATAAAAGCAAACAACATTAACTTGGGTTCATTCGTATTGTTAGGCCTACCTTTTTGAACGGGAAACAGACCATTCTGAAAATATAAACTTaattaataaaagaaaaatacaaatatatcattACGTGTTTTATGTTTGTATCTTTCAACCACAGTCAAATGCACTGCTGATATTcgttttttaaagaaaatatttagaGAATAGCAATGATAAGTATATGGAATAGGCATGGCCATAGCTATAAATATGAGCAGTtataacaaaaataacattaCACTTTTGAGCCATCGATTCACTGAGCAGAAAACGAATGAAAAGGCAGATTTAAACCTGTGTCTGTGCTTGAGTGCGTAAGCCATGCTTAACCACTGACAACCACGGGTTTTAGTGCCCACTTAATGTTTATGCAATATTAATGAAGAGTACAGTAGCGCATATGTGTTCAATAGGCTCAGTAAAACTCAAGCCGGTCCGCGCGCTGATGAAAAGCTTTCATCCGTCGCCAAGCATCGCAAACATCCCCACGATGGTCGTTGGCGGCGGCTGGGGTTTTTCCGTTGTGTTTTCATAAGATTAGAAAGATAAGCTGGCCGTGAG
Protein-coding regions in this window:
- the clstn3 gene encoding calsyntenin-3, coding for MDRMNFLSFFLLCLTSVANSNKANKHKPWIETEYQGIVMENDNTVLLSPPLFALDKDAPLHYAGEICGFRVHNGPSGSGTVQFEAVVLDRSTGEGLVRSKEPLDCESQREHSFTIQAYDCGEGPDGANSKKSHKATVHVRVNDVNEFSPVFVERRYEASVPEGRLFDRIVRVEALDADCSPQYSQICFYDIITPNVPFAIDNDGNIKNTEPLDSKRQRVYTFWVTAFDCGKNRAQADAQVVITVKPSCKPGWNGWTKRVEYTPGSGSVPLFPSLHLETCEETVWNIQATVELQTGHIGKGCDRDSYSDRSVRRLCGAVRGEVDLLPPPSPAANWTSSLPTLPSSDSSLVFSFNGSAHIAAVPNSVAAAVSGDHFTLQLWMRRGGANVQPASSAPTPGQSRGSHKEEETIICSTVRNEDSFSHYSLSVHGCRLSLFYWPDVSATRPVKFLWKLEQVCDSEWHHLSLSVQFPSVTLYVDGVTFDPALIHDNGAIPNPAPRQRMVIGACWEPEEKQKISNNTIPEGKDSGRYVGGYRGLLSGVTVRPGSVEPHSVVECLYACREGLDFGDLETLGSGMKVHVNPSQSVLVLEGDDIESFNRAVQQVTYRNSLRFATPGVRPLKLTTSLRCFSEESCLSLKQLEGYLVVLQPDAPQISLSGVGPHLARPPPEFEGPRGVPLFPELRIVCSLSHAVNTAAQVMEGGALMSDAVAHTLDGCEVQPLGEELNPEREELLVDIDVLRERGLEIINTTAYIAITGAESISVYEDVLRSVRYRLAKGSARFERRFRLSCSEMNGRYTSNELTLEVNFLHSLDSLYHPSHLLASQQQFLHPSQHSGELSGHSMPNPHRNSVVPGAATVIIMVCVGFLVVMVILGVFRIRSIHRRSEGEIGGAKEGSSQWDDSALTIIVNPMESFESRMGIAADTEGEGEEEEEEEEEEEEATDSPDDAAGDDQRIIAKKDGRDANPRRY